A segment of the Capricornis sumatraensis isolate serow.1 chromosome 8, serow.2, whole genome shotgun sequence genome:
TCAGGATTGGAATGTCAGGTTGCAGATTATCTGGTCCTACTACCTCATTattcagaggagaaaatgaaagcacagagaGGGGAATGAACATTCAATTGGCCTTTCCTTGATTGCTTCTAAAGATGAGGAGCTCACTACCTAACAAAGCACTTGTTCCCAAAATGGGTTGGATatgtttattaaatttaatttgctTTGATCTGCACAACTAACCTTTTAGTTTCATTGCCTTTTGGCTTGGAAAAAGGAAGAACTGTTAGGAAGTGAAGAGCCCAGCATGGTGAGGCATGGAGAGACCAGAGGAATCAGAAATGAGAATGAGGTAAGGAGCCAGGGCCTGACATTGCCCTCTCTCTGTGGGCTTCTGTTCACAGAGCCCCTGGAAGGCGTGAACATCACCAGCCCGGTGCGCCTGATCCATGGCACGGTGGGGAAGGCCGCCCTGCTGTCTGTGCAGTATAGCAGCACCAGCAGTGACAAGCCCGTGGTCAAGTGGCAGCTCAAACGGGACAAGCCAGTGACCGTGGTTCAGTCCATCGGCACAGAGGTCATTGGCACCCTGCGGCCTGACTATCGAGACCGCATCCGCCTCTTCGAAAATGGCTCCCTGCTTCTCAGTGACCTGCAACTGGCTGACGAGGGCACCTACGAGGTCGAGATCTCCATCACTGATGACACTTTCACTGGGGAGAAGACCATCAACCTCACTGTAGATGGTAAAGTCTCGGGCAGGGAAGGAGCGGGGGTACCAGCAGcttgggtggggggcagggtccACCCAGTACCCTAGCTAGACCCCAGGAAAACCCACACAAAAGCCACTGGCGAGCAGAGAATGAGCCAACTGGACCTTAGAGACTGGCAGATAGACCATAGCTAACATGTACAGGGTGCTTACTATGAGCCAGAAATGATTGTTAGGTTTTGCCTATATTGACTCATTTAATGCTTATAGTAATCTAGGGATAGTTAATATCACTGGCCTTGCttcaagatgagaaaactgaggcacaaggaggTTGAATAATTTGACCAAGTCTACTCAACTAGTAAGTGAGAGTCAATATCTGAACCTATTTGGGGCTTCCCctgtgtctcagcagtaaagaatccacctgcaatgcaggagcctcaagagacctgggttcaatccctgggtcaggacgatctcctggagaaggaaatggcaacccactccagtactcttgcctggagaatcccacggacagaggagcctggcaggctacagtccatggggttgcaaggagttggacacaacttagcaacttagaACATACAGACCTGAGCTTAGCccactgaaaatattttccaggCTGGTCAGCTTAAGACATCTCGGAAAGGTATTtgggaaaaaaggaagggaaagtccAGAAGGGCAGGGACCATGGCTGTCTTGTTCTGCATTGTACCCCCTGTGCTCAATTAGGCCCTCAATAAATAGtgggtaaataaatgaatagatggatggatggatggatggatatataggtggatgggtgggtgggtggtggtaAAGAGCTATACTGAGACCTCTGAAGACCACAGATCGAGCTGGAAGGTGGGTAGTTAAGAAGGGGAAGGGAGATGCTTTTTGGGCCCTGGCTCACAGGCTCCCCCAACCCCGGGCTCAGTGCCCATTTCAAGGCCACAGGTGTTAGTAGCATCAACCACGGTGCTGGAGCTCAGCGAGGCCTTCACCCTGAACTGCTCGCACGAGAACGGCACCAAACCCAGCTACACCTGGCTGAAGGACGGCAAGCCCCTCCTCAATGACTCTCGGATGCTCCTGTCTCCAGACCAAAAGGTGCTCACCATCACGCGCGTGCTCATGGAGGATGACGACCTGTACAGCTGTGTGGTGGAAAACCCCATCAGCCAGGGCCGCAGCCCGCCCGTCAAGATCACCGTGTACCGTGAGTCTCCGCTGCCCTCCCTTGGGACTCTCAACCCTGAGAGGCAGGTGCCCACGAGAGGCTGAGGACACCCCAGACAGAGTGCCACCGGAGTGGGAGAGAGGCGGACATGGGCCAGGTCTCCCTGGAGGACAGCCATCGGTGGGAGTGAGCTCCGGGGAAATTCCACCACTGGCCAGCCCTGCTGCCTGGggctcattttctcttctttcagccCCAGGGAgctctctcctccccacacccacTGCTCACCTTGAAGTCTCTCCaacctctctgcctccctctctccctagGAAGAAGCTCCCTCTACATCATCTTGTCCACAGGAGGCATCTTCCTCCTTGTGACCTTGGTGACTGTCTGTGCCTGCTGGAAACCCTCCAAAAAGTCTGGGTAACTCTCCAAGTTCCCCTCCCTAATCCTTCTACACACCCCAGCCCCAAGCTCCATTCTTTccttagtctctctctctcttttaaaattatttatttatttgtatttatttttggctgtgctgggtcttaattgccgCACATGGGCTTTCCCttgttgcagtgagtggggggaTACTCTCTAGTGTCAGTGGGTGGActtctctttgtggtggcttctcttgatgcagaacgtgggctctagggtgcaggggcttcggtagttgcagcacattgagtcagtagtcgtggcacacgggct
Coding sequences within it:
- the HEPACAM gene encoding hepatic and glial cell adhesion molecule, whose amino-acid sequence is MKREREAPSRAFSALRLAPFVYLLLIQTEPLEGVNITSPVRLIHGTVGKAALLSVQYSSTSSDKPVVKWQLKRDKPVTVVQSIGTEVIGTLRPDYRDRIRLFENGSLLLSDLQLADEGTYEVEISITDDTFTGEKTINLTVDVPISRPQVLVASTTVLELSEAFTLNCSHENGTKPSYTWLKDGKPLLNDSRMLLSPDQKVLTITRVLMEDDDLYSCVVENPISQGRSPPVKITVYRRSSLYIILSTGGIFLLVTLVTVCACWKPSKKKKRKLEKQNSMEYMDQSDDRLKPEADTLPRSGEQERKNPVALYVLKDKDSPEPEENPAPEPRSAAEPGPPGYSVSPALPGRSPGLPIRSARRYPRSPARSPATGRTHSSPPRAPGSPGRSRSASRTLRTAGVHLIREQDEAGPVEISA